The Vibrio alginolyticus NBRC 15630 = ATCC 17749 genomic sequence GCGTTTTTAAATCATGACTAAGCTGCAACAAGCTTTGACGACGATGAGACGATTGATACTCCAACTGTAAAAACTGTTGCTGAATGTGCTTCGCCATCATCTGATAAGAGTGCGCAATCGGCACGAGCTCCGGCACTTGGTGAGTAAAATCAGGTTGCAGGCGGAAATCATGTTCGGCTTGCTGTTGAAGTTGCTTGGTCACACGCTCAATCGGGTTCAATAGGCTACGTTTCACCAGCACATAAGCCCCAAGAGCAAAGCCTAAAATGGAGACTAAGACCAATCCTGCCAGCGCGATATAAGGAGTATCGACTTGAGCATTGGCAATGGCGTCATGTCGGGTACTGCCAATCACCACGTAGAGATAACCGACCGTAGAGCCTAATTCCTCTATCGCCGCGACAGAAAAGACTTTGTGTTCACCACGATTACGTGGGTCTTCACCCAAAATAGGAAAAGGCTGGTCATTTAAGAATTGCTTAATGGGATTGAGATCCACCTTCCCCATGATCTCCGCCCCTTCCGGTGCTGCATGAGTGGTGATATTGCCTTGGCTATCGAGGAAGTAGATTTCAAAATCAGGGCCGATCAGCATGAGCGTGTGAAAAATCGACTTGAGCGCTTTAGGGTTGTAATCCGTTCCGATCATCAGCGGATTATCATCACGCATGTGGCTGGCTAGCTCTTTATGCAGGCTTTGCTTGGTGCGTAACTCAATGGTTTCTTTTTGCCAATTGTAAGTCAGTGCAATCACCACCGCCGCGAGACAGAACCACAAGCTAGTAAATACCACTAAGCGAGATTTGAAGCTCATCCTATCGCCTCCTTAAACAGCGGTGTTTTTGCAACACCCGTGATGATTGAAAAATGATGGTGAAAACAACTGCCGACTTACTGTCTTGGCTTGATGTTTTGACTTACTTTCTTGCATTAGTGTCTTGGTTGAAACTTATATCCAACACCCCACACGGTTTGGATGAAGTGATGATCAGAATCAGACAACGACAACTTGCTGCGTAAACGATTTATGGTGCTACACACCGTGTGGTGATAACCAGAATGACTGGTGTTCCAAACGTGATCGAGCAATTCATCTTTACTGTAGACTCTGCCCGGACGAGTCGCGAGAAACTGCAGCAAAGTAAACTCTGTCGCGGTGAGCGTGACATCCTTGTCGTTTAAGGATACTTGGTGCAACTCCGGAATGATTCTCAGCGGGCCAAAATCCATCGCATCATCGAGGACTTCATCTGCCACCTTTGCTTCAGCGGTTTGGCTGACTCTGCGCAGCACGTTTCGCACTCGTGCTTGGAATTCTAATACGCTAAATGGCTTGGTGATGTAGTCATCAACGCCCGCTTCTAAGCCGTCTACCTTGTCCATTTCACCGTCTCTGGCTGTCAGCATGAGCACTGGGCTCCAATCTTGTTGCTGACGCAAATAATGGCAAATGTCTAGACCATCACCATCTGGTAAACCTCGGTCAAGGATCAATAAATCAAAGGGTTGTTGCTGGTATTGCGTTTTAGCATCGGCGACATTTGTGGCTCGCGATACTTG encodes the following:
- a CDS encoding sensor histidine kinase — its product is MSFKSRLVVFTSLWFCLAAVVIALTYNWQKETIELRTKQSLHKELASHMRDDNPLMIGTDYNPKALKSIFHTLMLIGPDFEIYFLDSQGNITTHAAPEGAEIMGKVDLNPIKQFLNDQPFPILGEDPRNRGEHKVFSVAAIEELGSTVGYLYVVIGSTRHDAIANAQVDTPYIALAGLVLVSILGFALGAYVLVKRSLLNPIERVTKQLQQQAEHDFRLQPDFTHQVPELVPIAHSYQMMAKHIQQQFLQLEYQSSHRRQSLLQLSHDLKTPLSSVLGYLETWRLQHPESDPLIDVAFRNCEKLSTQLHSLLDAARKEAPMPNYEYRPVDLGALMAECAETMQSQFSRKEVVLKVDIDSEIQTVGDKGLLERLVLNLLENALRHSPIGSEVHCQAHLSEDKSRIHFTFVNHIEKEAEGGSLGIGTKIVQSILMLHHSYLETNATSSQYQQKFTLLAI
- a CDS encoding response regulator transcription factor, which encodes MEQQAINLVANILLVEDDDDLAELVQMHLKFQGHQVSRATNVADAKTQYQQQPFDLLILDRGLPDGDGLDICHYLRQQQDWSPVLMLTARDGEMDKVDGLEAGVDDYITKPFSVLEFQARVRNVLRRVSQTAEAKVADEVLDDAMDFGPLRIIPELHQVSLNDKDVTLTATEFTLLQFLATRPGRVYSKDELLDHVWNTSHSGYHHTVCSTINRLRSKLSLSDSDHHFIQTVWGVGYKFQPRH